In Methylacidiphilum infernorum V4, a single window of DNA contains:
- the amoA gene encoding bacterial ammonia monooxygenase, subunit AmoA — MQLAQADVELRALERKFDIVVIVSMFFAFIGGYHIHQMLLAGDWSFWIDWKDRMWWPVVAPIADIAFPAAIQSILWTRFKMPIGATFSTVGLFFGQWMNRYWNFWGWGTYPLNFVFPETLIPQAVVLDGVLMISNNFVVTALVGGELWGWLFYPANWPMIAPYHVPVEYYGQLMSMADLIQYEYIRTSTPEYIRMVETGTMRSFAGGVLGVSAFFSGFVSTCMYFLWWFFGKFFGSTKFVKHAAV, encoded by the coding sequence ATGCAACTTGCGCAAGCGGACGTGGAATTAAGAGCTCTTGAAAGAAAGTTCGACATTGTTGTCATCGTTTCGATGTTTTTTGCCTTTATAGGAGGATACCATATTCACCAGATGCTTTTGGCCGGGGACTGGTCTTTTTGGATAGATTGGAAAGATAGAATGTGGTGGCCTGTCGTAGCCCCTATCGCCGATATCGCTTTTCCTGCAGCGATCCAGTCAATCCTGTGGACGAGATTCAAGATGCCCATAGGTGCGACCTTTTCAACCGTTGGGCTTTTCTTTGGCCAGTGGATGAATAGGTATTGGAATTTTTGGGGTTGGGGGACCTATCCTCTCAACTTCGTGTTCCCCGAAACATTAATTCCCCAGGCTGTCGTCCTGGACGGCGTATTAATGATTTCCAATAATTTTGTCGTTACCGCCCTTGTCGGAGGAGAACTTTGGGGTTGGCTTTTTTATCCGGCAAACTGGCCCATGATCGCTCCCTACCATGTGCCCGTTGAATATTACGGGCAACTGATGAGCATGGCCGATCTGATCCAATACGAGTATATTCGGACCTCCACTCCTGAATACATTCGCATGGTAGAAACGGGAACGATGAGGAGCTTTGCGGGAGGCGTATTGGGAGTGTCGGCCTTCTTTTCCGGGTTTGTTTCCACCTGCATGTACTTTTTGTGGTGGTTTTTCGGAAAGTTCTTCGGATCTACGAAGTTTGTCAAACACGCTGCGGTTTAG
- the amoC gene encoding bacterial ammonia monooxygenase, subunit AmoC: MAQTTAATTIAIPERSLFSWNRMWLGVGLLSGWYILVNLYERAFAFTKGLDYTSPEYQAYWMNLLLAELALEALAFIAVCTWLWITRDKNLDNISPVEELRRYWNLGLFIVVYTVAIYWGASYFTEQDGTWHQTVIRDTDFTPSHIIEFYQSYPIYIILGVGSFMYAITRLPMFARAFSIPYAVLVGSPLMIFPNVGLNEFGHTRWFMEELFVAPLHWGFVAFGWGALAIMGVWLQACPRVYELMKQVYLGKAATPAARVMDEPQKAADPAYCEV; encoded by the coding sequence ATGGCGCAGACTACAGCGGCTACAACTATTGCGATTCCCGAAAGATCTCTTTTTTCGTGGAATCGGATGTGGCTGGGCGTTGGGTTGCTTAGCGGTTGGTATATCCTCGTTAACTTATATGAACGAGCCTTTGCCTTTACAAAAGGATTGGATTATACCTCCCCTGAGTACCAAGCCTATTGGATGAACCTTCTATTAGCAGAGTTGGCTTTGGAAGCTTTGGCTTTCATCGCCGTTTGCACATGGCTCTGGATAACCAGGGATAAAAATTTAGATAATATCTCCCCAGTCGAAGAACTCAGGAGGTATTGGAACCTGGGATTGTTTATCGTTGTATACACGGTGGCGATCTATTGGGGAGCCAGTTACTTTACCGAGCAAGATGGGACTTGGCATCAAACCGTTATTCGGGATACCGATTTTACCCCAAGTCATATTATCGAATTTTACCAGAGCTATCCCATCTACATCATTTTGGGGGTAGGCTCTTTTATGTATGCCATTACCAGGCTCCCCATGTTCGCAAGGGCCTTTTCGATTCCCTACGCGGTGCTCGTGGGATCACCCTTGATGATCTTTCCCAATGTGGGACTGAATGAATTCGGCCATACCCGGTGGTTCATGGAAGAACTTTTCGTGGCGCCGTTGCATTGGGGATTCGTGGCCTTTGGATGGGGGGCCTTGGCCATCATGGGGGTTTGGCTTCAAGCTTGTCCTAGAGTGTATGAGCTGATGAAGCAAGTATACCTGGGCAAGGCCGCAACCCCGGCGGCAAGGGTTATGGATGAGCCCCAAAAAGCGGCTGATCCGGCTTATTGTGAAGTCTAG
- a CDS encoding response regulator codes for MNAGEKVHKVLIVDDHAILREGLIQLINSTPGLSVCGAAKNAHEGFELIEKTMPDVVLVDISLPGKSGLELIKDIHAAYPDIALLVLSMHEESLYAERVLRAGARGYLMKNEGGQKLIAAIQKVLAGGISVSERVANRILQGVSGKRKALSISPIEALSDREFEVFQLIGKGYGSRQIAEQLSLSVKTVEAYRASIKQKLYLKSGPQLVHYAISWQQSQTSGIDSESSPVKS; via the coding sequence ATGAATGCAGGAGAAAAAGTGCATAAAGTCTTAATTGTCGATGATCACGCCATTCTCAGGGAGGGGTTAATTCAGCTTATAAATTCCACTCCTGGGTTAAGTGTATGTGGCGCGGCTAAAAACGCCCATGAGGGTTTCGAACTCATTGAAAAAACAATGCCCGATGTCGTACTCGTCGATATATCCCTTCCGGGGAAAAGCGGACTTGAACTGATCAAGGATATCCATGCCGCTTATCCGGATATCGCCCTATTGGTCCTTTCAATGCATGAGGAGTCTTTATATGCGGAAAGGGTTTTGCGTGCAGGGGCTCGTGGATACCTTATGAAAAATGAGGGAGGTCAAAAACTTATAGCGGCTATCCAGAAAGTTCTTGCTGGGGGAATATCCGTTAGTGAACGAGTAGCCAACCGTATTCTTCAAGGGGTTTCAGGAAAGAGAAAAGCCTTGTCGATTAGCCCGATCGAAGCTTTAAGCGACAGGGAATTTGAAGTTTTCCAATTGATAGGTAAAGGCTATGGAAGCAGGCAGATCGCCGAACAATTAAGCTTAAGCGTTAAAACCGTGGAAGCATACCGAGCAAGCATCAAGCAAAAATTATATCTTAAAAGTGGACCGCAACTGGTTCATTATGCCATCTCCTGGCAACAGTCTCAAACCAGCGGTATTGATTCAGAATCATCCCCTGTAAAAAGTTAG
- a CDS encoding ABC transporter permease, with protein MAIESWNRIIGLVIKEILVFVRDPRSRFVLIVPPVIQMFVFGYAATFDLVKVSFCLYDESRTLNSREFVSKFKGSPIFILKREIFKDSLLKEEIEGRKTLFVLHVDRRFNEDLLSGRSAKVQLIIDGRNSNTAAILSGYANQIISEFNAEWIKKAGLGPLPSQISFRSLYNPNLLSRWFIVPGLIAILTFVVSAMTIGLSIAREKEMGTFDQLLVTPLRPIEILVGKTIPGLLFAMAEATLILLAALLWFKIPFMGNMAILYLGLLFFLFAIMGIELAISSLASTQQQALLGVFFFLIPSIVLSGFSTPIRNMPELIQYLTFMNPMRYFLIIIRGVFLEGRGLDSLWNQFIPLFFIGLFSMSFSWYLFKKRIY; from the coding sequence ATGGCAATAGAATCGTGGAATCGGATAATAGGCTTGGTTATTAAAGAAATTCTCGTCTTTGTCAGAGATCCAAGAAGTCGGTTTGTTTTAATCGTTCCTCCGGTGATCCAGATGTTTGTTTTTGGTTATGCAGCTACTTTTGATCTCGTTAAAGTTTCTTTTTGTCTTTACGATGAAAGCAGGACCCTGAATTCAAGGGAGTTTGTTTCAAAATTTAAAGGGTCTCCTATCTTCATTTTAAAAAGGGAAATTTTCAAGGATTCGCTCCTTAAAGAAGAAATCGAAGGAAGGAAAACTCTTTTCGTTCTCCACGTAGACCGCCGGTTCAATGAAGATCTCTTGTCCGGTAGGAGTGCAAAAGTCCAGTTGATCATAGACGGGAGAAATTCGAATACGGCAGCGATTCTTTCTGGATATGCCAACCAGATTATCTCTGAATTTAATGCCGAGTGGATAAAAAAGGCGGGGTTGGGCCCTTTACCTTCCCAGATATCTTTTCGATCCCTTTATAACCCCAACCTTCTTTCCCGTTGGTTTATCGTCCCGGGTCTCATCGCCATTTTAACCTTTGTAGTCTCGGCAATGACCATTGGACTGTCTATCGCAAGGGAAAAGGAGATGGGAACTTTCGATCAGCTTCTGGTAACCCCTCTACGGCCAATAGAAATTCTCGTGGGCAAAACAATTCCCGGCCTTCTTTTCGCCATGGCGGAAGCCACTCTTATCTTACTGGCTGCCCTTTTATGGTTCAAAATTCCTTTTATGGGCAACATGGCTATCCTTTACCTCGGGCTTCTTTTTTTCCTCTTCGCCATCATGGGCATTGAACTTGCTATATCTTCTCTTGCCTCAACCCAACAGCAGGCTTTGCTTGGAGTGTTTTTCTTTTTGATCCCATCGATCGTTTTATCTGGTTTTTCTACCCCCATCCGCAACATGCCTGAACTGATCCAGTATCTGACTTTTATGAATCCGATGCGTTATTTTTTAATCATCATCAGAGGGGTTTTTTTAGAAGGTAGAGGCCTGGACAGCTTGTGGAATCAATTTATACCCCTATTTTTCATCGGATTGTTCAGCATGAGTTTTAGTTGGTACTTGTTTAAAAAAAGAATCTATTAA
- a CDS encoding ABC transporter permease gives MKKEPFLTGRLFGFIHKEWIEILRDPSSFGIAFILPSILLFLFGYGISLDAVHLPIAVVVENPTGLTSSFESSLKNSLYFSPRSYATIQEAEVDFQRGRLLAIVWLRGNWNREALAFGLGNIETIVNGTDANTARLIEGYLLGVWSTWLKREKIDQNRQGAIPVSQEIRVWFNPALLTKYYLVPGIIVVNMTVVGALLTALVVAREWERGTMEALLATPLTKREHFMGKLLPYFTLGMGGMFFSFLLAVFLFKVPFRGSFFVLLVASVFFLLAVMGIGVLISTLSRNSFVASMVSIVTSFLPAFMLSGFIFDIHSMPEPIQFLTLLFPARYFVAILQTLFLAGNAWNVIGWNLAVLAFFGLMINGITYSLWKTRID, from the coding sequence TTGAAAAAGGAACCTTTCTTAACCGGCCGACTTTTTGGGTTCATTCACAAAGAATGGATCGAAATTCTCAGGGATCCGTCAAGTTTTGGAATCGCTTTTATCCTTCCTTCGATATTACTCTTTTTATTCGGATACGGCATCTCTCTCGATGCCGTGCATCTGCCTATAGCTGTTGTTGTGGAAAACCCTACGGGACTGACTTCAAGTTTTGAATCCAGTCTTAAAAATTCCCTTTATTTTTCTCCCCGGTCCTATGCGACGATTCAAGAGGCAGAAGTTGATTTTCAAAGGGGTCGGCTTTTGGCTATTGTATGGCTGAGGGGAAATTGGAATAGAGAAGCGCTGGCCTTTGGCCTGGGAAATATAGAGACGATCGTCAACGGCACCGATGCCAATACCGCAAGACTCATCGAAGGCTACCTGTTGGGAGTTTGGTCGACGTGGCTTAAAAGAGAAAAAATAGATCAAAATAGGCAAGGAGCTATTCCTGTTTCCCAGGAAATCAGGGTTTGGTTTAATCCCGCCTTGTTGACCAAGTACTACCTGGTACCCGGTATCATCGTTGTGAACATGACGGTGGTGGGAGCTTTGCTGACTGCACTCGTCGTTGCCAGAGAATGGGAGAGGGGAACCATGGAAGCCCTACTGGCCACCCCTTTAACCAAAAGGGAACATTTCATGGGAAAACTTTTGCCTTACTTTACCCTGGGTATGGGGGGAATGTTCTTTTCTTTTCTGCTCGCCGTTTTCCTCTTTAAGGTTCCTTTTAGGGGATCGTTTTTCGTCCTCCTTGTTGCCTCTGTTTTTTTTCTCTTGGCCGTAATGGGCATAGGAGTTTTGATATCGACCCTTTCCAGGAACTCTTTTGTTGCCAGCATGGTGTCGATCGTTACAAGCTTCTTGCCCGCTTTCATGCTTTCTGGTTTCATTTTCGATATCCATTCGATGCCCGAACCCATCCAGTTTTTGACACTTCTTTTCCCGGCAAGGTATTTTGTGGCGATTCTTCAAACCCTTTTCCTTGCTGGAAATGCCTGGAACGTTATCGGCTGGAACCTAGCCGTTTTGGCTTTTTTTGGGCTGATGATCAATGGCATTACCTATTCATTGTGGAAAACAAGGATCGACTAA
- a CDS encoding ATP-binding cassette domain-containing protein produces MEGTAPCVRLEEVSKSFLTAKKRVFALREFSSTMEPGKITGIVGPDGAGKTTLLRLLAGMLVPDCGKIEVLGLNPADNKEALAAQVGYMPQNFGLYEELSVEENLRLYADLYRIPKKEREKKYAELLALFGLGQFMKRLAGNLSGGMKQKLALSSVLLSSPRLLLLDEPTVGVDPLSRKELWKILHFLVETQGLSVVVSTSYLGEARYCQDILILDKGRKLVQGTPSLLEQNAKAIVLLVASDKLSPRDLLLKIASSPFTIDYSFEGKYIRVVLWKEKKEEFLMENKDLQVSSRPGERKLSDCILSYYPLGKPAVFFTGKKKEKANHEQLLKQKVIIVEKLSRFFGKFQAVKKISFSVNTGEIFGILGPNGAGKSTTFRMLCGLLPPSEGELSVGGVDLRTAPAQARSRIGYVSQKFSLYSNLSVMQNLLFFSRVYGLESQLREKRISAAVNEYELDEYLDWDAGKLPLGFQKRLAIACATLHEPEILFLDEPTSGMDPHSRREFWLRMIRFAQRNTTLLITTHYLEEAEYCDRLVIISRGKILIEGSPEEIKGRFRSIENPNPTIEDAFIGLIEQGGED; encoded by the coding sequence ATGGAAGGAACAGCCCCTTGTGTTCGGCTAGAAGAAGTGAGCAAGTCTTTTCTCACTGCAAAAAAAAGGGTTTTTGCCCTTAGGGAATTTTCTTCCACTATGGAGCCAGGAAAAATAACAGGGATTGTTGGTCCGGATGGGGCAGGGAAGACTACGCTGTTGCGGCTTCTTGCCGGCATGCTTGTTCCCGACTGTGGCAAGATCGAAGTCTTGGGTTTGAACCCCGCGGACAACAAAGAGGCTCTTGCTGCACAAGTAGGCTATATGCCTCAAAATTTTGGACTGTATGAAGAGCTGAGCGTCGAAGAAAATTTGCGATTGTATGCCGATCTTTACCGCATTCCTAAAAAAGAAAGGGAGAAGAAATATGCTGAACTTTTGGCCTTGTTTGGACTTGGCCAATTTATGAAAAGGCTTGCCGGAAATCTTTCAGGAGGAATGAAGCAAAAATTAGCCTTGAGTTCTGTGCTTCTTTCTTCTCCAAGGTTGCTCCTGCTTGACGAACCCACGGTCGGCGTCGATCCGTTGTCTAGAAAAGAGCTGTGGAAAATATTACATTTTCTTGTTGAAACTCAAGGCTTATCCGTCGTGGTAAGCACCTCTTACCTGGGAGAGGCTAGGTATTGCCAGGACATCCTTATTCTCGATAAAGGAAGAAAACTCGTTCAAGGAACTCCCTCGCTCTTGGAACAAAATGCCAAGGCTATCGTCCTGTTGGTCGCTTCCGATAAATTGAGCCCAAGAGATCTGTTGTTAAAAATCGCCTCCAGTCCGTTCACAATCGACTATTCTTTTGAAGGAAAATACATCAGGGTTGTTCTCTGGAAAGAAAAAAAAGAAGAATTCCTCATGGAAAACAAGGATCTCCAGGTTTCCTCACGACCCGGTGAAAGAAAACTCTCCGATTGTATTCTATCCTATTACCCTTTAGGGAAACCGGCTGTTTTCTTTACAGGCAAAAAAAAAGAAAAAGCAAATCATGAACAATTACTCAAGCAGAAGGTCATCATTGTTGAAAAGCTCTCCCGGTTCTTTGGGAAATTTCAAGCTGTAAAAAAAATCAGTTTTTCGGTTAATACCGGAGAAATTTTTGGAATACTCGGTCCCAATGGGGCGGGAAAATCAACGACATTCCGGATGCTTTGCGGCCTTTTGCCTCCTTCCGAAGGGGAGCTGTCGGTTGGTGGAGTGGACTTAAGAACCGCTCCGGCCCAGGCCAGATCGAGAATTGGCTATGTCAGCCAAAAGTTTTCTCTTTATTCAAACTTAAGTGTTATGCAAAATCTCCTTTTCTTTTCCCGCGTCTATGGCCTGGAATCCCAACTAAGGGAGAAAAGAATCTCTGCAGCGGTCAACGAATATGAACTTGATGAGTATCTGGACTGGGATGCGGGTAAGCTTCCCTTGGGATTCCAAAAGCGTTTAGCCATAGCTTGTGCTACACTCCACGAACCGGAGATTCTTTTTCTTGATGAGCCGACTTCCGGTATGGATCCCCATAGTAGAAGGGAATTTTGGTTGAGGATGATACGCTTTGCCCAGAGAAATACTACCTTGCTGATTACCACCCATTATCTCGAAGAGGCGGAATACTGTGATAGGCTGGTCATCATATCAAGGGGAAAAATATTGATAGAAGGAAGTCCTGAAGAAATTAAGGGACGGTTTCGCTCAATCGAAAATCCCAATCCCACCATAGAGGATGCTTTCATCGGTTTGATTGAACAAGGGGGGGAAGATTGA
- a CDS encoding efflux RND transporter periplasmic adaptor subunit: MKKKKLKLVFGIALLALLAVGIFLFVRLHFYSPGVLTIYGNVDIREVQLAFYDTGRILKMYVQEGQRVKKGQLLAELDPVRFEDAVRQAEHTVELDKAALENAEITYRRDEALVKELYVSLQERDNALAALKEARNKLKADEALLSLARRELQDSKLYAPQDGVIEDRILEPGDMVTPQTPVFTMALDRPVWVRAYVPESYLGKIFLGMKAEILTDSYPGQVFPGWIGFISPVSEFTPKNVETPDLRTRLVYQVRVYSENSDYRLRLGMPATVRIPLNQPYPPQPPPLTME; this comes from the coding sequence GTGAAAAAGAAAAAACTGAAACTGGTTTTTGGCATTGCCTTGCTTGCCCTGTTAGCTGTTGGTATTTTTCTTTTTGTTCGTCTCCATTTCTATTCTCCGGGAGTATTGACCATATATGGGAATGTGGATATTCGGGAAGTTCAGCTCGCTTTTTACGATACGGGCAGAATCTTAAAGATGTATGTCCAGGAAGGACAGAGGGTCAAGAAAGGACAACTGCTCGCTGAACTCGATCCGGTTCGCTTCGAGGATGCCGTAAGGCAAGCCGAACATACGGTTGAGCTCGATAAAGCTGCCTTGGAAAACGCCGAAATAACCTATAGAAGGGATGAGGCCTTGGTTAAGGAACTGTACGTGTCTTTGCAGGAAAGGGATAATGCCTTGGCGGCTTTGAAGGAAGCACGGAACAAACTGAAAGCCGATGAAGCTCTTCTTTCCCTTGCAAGGAGAGAACTCCAAGATTCCAAGCTCTATGCGCCCCAAGACGGGGTTATCGAAGATCGGATCCTTGAGCCGGGAGATATGGTAACCCCCCAGACACCTGTTTTTACCATGGCTCTTGATCGACCGGTATGGGTAAGAGCTTATGTTCCCGAGTCTTACCTGGGAAAAATTTTTCTCGGGATGAAAGCGGAAATCCTTACCGACAGTTATCCCGGACAGGTATTCCCGGGTTGGATTGGTTTCATTTCGCCGGTTTCTGAATTTACTCCCAAAAACGTTGAAACGCCCGATTTGAGGACACGACTTGTCTATCAAGTGAGGGTTTATAGTGAAAATTCAGATTATAGGCTGAGACTGGGAATGCCGGCGACGGTTCGAATCCCCTTAAACCAGCCCTATCCCCCGCAACCTCCTCCATTGACAATGGAATAA
- a CDS encoding TolC family outer membrane protein — protein MIRQFQNCSHFLFLFFLCFCSNLVLSSFAKTQEDLAQIFQEALESDPILSRESYLFNGSQAGVSLARAALGPTLSVNAAAGEGSLINVNINSFSLATGTSFEFYTVLLTQPLFDGQKLSALKAAKFQRQAQSSAVQYQKQQLILRVVQAYFGVLQAQANKRVAESELALYEEILKQTEAFLKTGKGDVVAVKEAKARFDLSQSNLITAKNALNIAKAILERIIHKPVAELADVVEISPMNPTPNSMDPWVKMAIANQPLIKQAKALLDASYAQLEQNKRAHWPVLSLMGSSSQLAVNAIPVNLQVAAGFLTLSMPLYDGQIDQRIKQSQAQARATSEALRNTSDQAKLDTEEAFLNLQSSVLQLKSAKTALDSAQTSYEATKKGYEIGTRSIVDLLTVIADLSNAKRNYYNALYNHIVSRAQLKAAAGILAQEDIMAFNSILKK, from the coding sequence ATGATTCGACAATTCCAGAATTGTTCCCACTTTCTTTTTCTCTTTTTCCTCTGTTTTTGCTCGAATCTCGTTCTTTCCTCTTTTGCGAAGACTCAAGAAGATCTTGCCCAAATTTTTCAAGAGGCCTTGGAATCCGATCCCATTCTTTCCAGGGAAAGCTATCTTTTTAATGGCTCTCAAGCTGGGGTATCGCTGGCAAGAGCGGCTTTAGGTCCTACTCTTTCGGTTAATGCAGCGGCAGGAGAAGGCAGTCTTATTAACGTCAATATCAATTCTTTTTCCCTGGCAACGGGCACATCGTTTGAATTTTATACCGTGCTTTTGACTCAACCCCTTTTTGATGGGCAAAAGCTTTCGGCTCTGAAAGCTGCAAAATTCCAGCGCCAGGCACAGAGTTCCGCCGTACAGTACCAGAAACAACAACTGATCTTACGGGTTGTTCAAGCCTATTTCGGAGTTTTACAAGCGCAAGCCAACAAGCGGGTAGCGGAAAGCGAGCTTGCCCTTTATGAGGAAATTTTAAAGCAAACGGAAGCTTTTTTGAAAACGGGGAAGGGAGACGTGGTAGCCGTAAAAGAAGCCAAGGCTCGGTTCGATTTATCCCAATCCAATCTCATTACGGCAAAAAACGCCCTGAATATTGCAAAGGCGATATTGGAAAGAATAATCCACAAGCCCGTGGCTGAACTGGCTGACGTGGTAGAAATTTCCCCGATGAATCCGACTCCAAATTCCATGGATCCCTGGGTAAAAATGGCTATTGCCAACCAACCTTTAATCAAGCAGGCCAAGGCTCTTTTGGATGCTTCTTATGCCCAGCTTGAGCAAAATAAAAGAGCACATTGGCCCGTTTTGTCCCTTATGGGTTCGTCAAGCCAGTTGGCCGTCAATGCCATCCCTGTCAATTTGCAAGTCGCCGCCGGTTTTTTGACCCTTTCCATGCCTCTTTATGATGGACAGATTGATCAACGGATCAAGCAATCCCAAGCCCAGGCTAGGGCTACCTCGGAAGCCTTGCGCAATACTTCCGATCAAGCAAAGCTTGACACTGAGGAAGCTTTTCTCAACTTGCAGAGTAGCGTGCTTCAATTGAAAAGTGCAAAAACGGCTTTGGATTCCGCTCAAACCTCTTACGAAGCGACAAAAAAAGGCTACGAAATAGGAACTCGATCCATCGTCGACTTGTTGACGGTTATCGCCGACTTATCTAATGCAAAAAGAAACTATTACAATGCCCTCTATAATCATATTGTTTCTCGTGCCCAGTTGAAAGCCGCAGCCGGCATACTGGCACAAGAAGATATCATGGCTTTTAACAGTATTCTTAAAAAATAG
- a CDS encoding D-alanyl-D-alanine carboxypeptidase family protein produces MPVLMPVRGEDISFINKNLQARAALVWDSDQKKDLFSRDADSPYYPASTTKVMTALIAYEKTKLEGTVSIQPSDLGLTEYPVVRFFPGEKYSVKSLVYALLLPSSNEAAMALARQSCGTVMSFVDEMNKKAKSLGCNHTHFQNPHGISYPGHMTSANDLRKIFEAFLAVPDLVKIISSPSYELATLDGKPVQYLMNTNKLLDLYQGMTAGKTGWTPESRNTFVGMFQRQGKKLIVVILDSPNKWLDALILLHPFMGGPIQ; encoded by the coding sequence ATGCCCGTTCTCATGCCGGTGCGAGGAGAAGATATCTCTTTTATTAATAAAAACTTGCAAGCTAGGGCAGCCCTGGTATGGGATAGTGACCAGAAGAAAGATCTTTTTAGCCGCGATGCGGACTCTCCCTATTATCCGGCAAGCACAACAAAAGTGATGACCGCGCTTATTGCCTACGAAAAGACCAAGCTGGAAGGAACGGTAAGTATTCAGCCTTCCGATTTGGGTTTAACCGAATATCCCGTGGTTCGTTTTTTCCCAGGTGAAAAGTATTCGGTAAAAAGTCTTGTCTATGCTTTGCTTCTTCCATCGAGCAACGAAGCGGCAATGGCTCTTGCAAGGCAATCTTGTGGCACGGTGATGTCTTTTGTCGATGAAATGAACAAAAAAGCGAAAAGTCTTGGCTGTAACCACACTCATTTTCAAAATCCCCATGGTATTTCCTATCCCGGGCACATGACATCGGCCAATGATTTAAGGAAGATTTTTGAAGCCTTTTTAGCTGTTCCCGATTTGGTAAAAATCATAAGCAGTCCCAGTTACGAATTGGCCACTTTGGATGGAAAGCCGGTGCAATACCTGATGAACACGAACAAATTACTCGATCTGTATCAGGGCATGACGGCGGGCAAAACAGGATGGACTCCTGAATCGAGAAATACTTTTGTAGGTATGTTCCAAAGACAGGGTAAAAAGTTAATTGTTGTTATTCTTGACAGTCCTAATAAATGGCTCGATGCGCTGATCCTGTTGCATCCCTTCATGGGGGGACCTATTCAATAA
- a CDS encoding GIY-YIG nuclease family protein, with protein sequence MPILHPFLSSNGYKRLAFIPLFFPFLPEVIPPSRGSYVLFFFLNQLTLVIRNTQRIVPRGYYCYCGSALGKGGLRSRLLRHLIPMKKIFWHIDHLTPNALFLALFLYEDSLGSWECLFAQALCQLPNVSIPLPGFGSTDCKEKCISHLLYSPRRWDGKEITKMLLGVIDKYEKQI encoded by the coding sequence ATGCCTATTTTACACCCATTTCTTTCTTCTAATGGATACAAAAGACTTGCCTTCATTCCCTTGTTTTTTCCTTTTTTGCCCGAAGTTATTCCTCCAAGCCGAGGCTCATACGTTCTTTTTTTCTTTTTAAACCAATTAACCCTGGTCATTCGGAACACCCAAAGAATCGTTCCCAGAGGCTACTATTGTTATTGCGGTTCCGCCTTGGGCAAAGGAGGACTACGAAGTCGCCTTCTCAGGCATCTTATCCCAATGAAAAAAATTTTTTGGCATATTGACCATTTGACGCCCAATGCCCTTTTTTTAGCTTTATTCTTGTATGAAGACAGCCTTGGATCTTGGGAATGCCTTTTTGCCCAAGCCCTGTGTCAATTGCCTAACGTAAGTATTCCTTTGCCGGGATTTGGCTCGACGGATTGCAAGGAGAAATGTATAAGCCATTTGTTGTACAGTCCAAGGAGATGGGATGGAAAGGAAATAACTAAAATGCTCCTTGGGGTAATCGACAAGTATGAAAAACAAATCTAA